One genomic segment of uncultured Desulfobacter sp. includes these proteins:
- a CDS encoding flagellin, translated as MALTINQNTTAIIAAKMLEKADTELTDSLERMATGQKINSAANDASGMTIADSLKSQSLATGQEIKNANDNVSITQTADGALGQITDLLQDIRTQAVDAAGGSHSQESLAAIQSDIQGSLETIDDIAGTTSYNGQNLLDGTYNNSGLSISSADTSTLGSQETGFLSDIDITTTEGAQQTIKTVDLALDQIAQNRSSVGTGQNQYTSDINNLSTTQINLMASESEIRDADIVEESILLNQMKLLKGTTTYALNQSNASRNTLVDLLGEGL; from the coding sequence ATGGCACTTACCATCAACCAAAACACCACGGCAATAATCGCCGCAAAAATGCTTGAAAAAGCCGACACTGAGTTGACGGACTCCCTTGAACGGATGGCAACGGGCCAAAAAATCAACTCGGCTGCAAATGACGCATCCGGCATGACCATTGCCGACAGCCTGAAAAGTCAGTCCCTGGCGACAGGCCAGGAAATCAAGAATGCCAACGATAATGTATCCATAACCCAAACCGCTGACGGAGCGTTGGGGCAGATTACCGATCTGCTCCAGGACATCAGAACCCAGGCCGTGGATGCAGCCGGCGGGAGCCATTCCCAGGAGAGCCTGGCCGCCATCCAGTCTGATATTCAAGGCTCTTTGGAGACCATTGATGATATTGCAGGCACCACATCCTATAACGGACAAAACCTTTTGGACGGTACTTACAACAACAGCGGGCTTTCAATCTCGTCTGCGGACACATCGACCCTTGGTTCCCAGGAAACAGGCTTCTTGTCCGATATTGACATCACCACCACCGAAGGTGCTCAGCAAACCATCAAAACCGTGGACCTCGCCCTTGATCAGATCGCCCAAAACCGCTCATCAGTGGGCACCGGCCAGAATCAGTACACCTCGGATATCAACAACCTGTCCACGACCCAGATCAACCTGATGGCGTCTGAATCTGAAATCAGGGATGCAGACATAGTAGAAGAGAGCATCCTTTTAAACCAGATGAAGCTGCTTAAAGGCACGACCACCTATGCCCTGAATCAGTCCAATGCTTCCAGGAATACGCTGGTGGACCTGCTGGGAGAAGGTCTTTGA
- a CDS encoding NADH oxidase encodes MTINSESIHVLQSSLELPCGAILKNRIAKSPMSDSLADGGGDPTESQIRLYERWAEGGVALSFIGEVQGDPRFPEKPGNLVLGAHSNQNLLRLFSRRAVIKGAHIWPQLGHAGALSHLPISQPKGPSALDIEGLQCAGMSIDDIYELPDIYAKTALHAKTVGFSGVHIHAGHGFLLSQFLSPLFNHRSDGYGGSIEARCRIVLEIINKVRRAVGPSFPVGIRINSTDQLEGGLTEVDALEVVRLLDQTSIDLIDISGGTYFPGAKASSEGTSLGPYFIDFARLAKAVTHVPLILTGGFKKREQAVEALTSGAADMVGLGRAMALNPRLADTWLSEEGGDPEFPKFESAPPGGITAWYTMRLTALGEDRENVFELGLPSAIREYEERDAQRCIKWQKKFSHFF; translated from the coding sequence ATGACCATTAACTCAGAATCCATTCATGTCCTTCAAAGCTCACTGGAGCTTCCTTGCGGTGCGATTCTAAAAAACCGAATTGCAAAGTCGCCAATGTCGGATTCGTTGGCTGACGGTGGTGGAGACCCCACAGAGTCGCAGATTCGACTTTACGAAAGATGGGCGGAGGGTGGCGTCGCTTTGTCCTTCATCGGTGAAGTGCAGGGTGATCCTCGTTTTCCGGAAAAACCGGGAAATTTGGTACTCGGCGCACACTCCAATCAGAATTTGCTACGGTTATTCAGCCGCCGGGCAGTGATTAAGGGAGCACACATATGGCCGCAATTAGGTCATGCCGGAGCCCTTTCGCACTTACCGATCAGTCAACCAAAGGGGCCGTCGGCTCTTGATATTGAGGGCCTTCAATGTGCGGGCATGTCTATTGATGACATTTACGAATTACCCGACATCTACGCAAAAACAGCATTACACGCAAAAACTGTGGGTTTTAGCGGTGTTCATATCCACGCAGGGCACGGATTTTTACTCAGTCAGTTCCTTTCCCCTTTGTTTAACCATCGAAGTGATGGTTACGGCGGTTCCATCGAAGCACGATGTCGCATAGTACTTGAAATAATAAATAAAGTAAGGCGTGCTGTTGGTCCGTCGTTTCCGGTCGGGATCAGGATCAACTCGACGGATCAACTTGAAGGTGGATTGACAGAAGTCGATGCTTTGGAGGTGGTACGTCTTCTCGATCAAACTTCAATCGATCTCATTGATATTAGCGGCGGGACATATTTCCCTGGAGCAAAGGCAAGTTCCGAAGGTACAAGTTTAGGGCCATACTTTATTGACTTTGCCCGACTCGCAAAAGCGGTTACCCATGTGCCTTTGATATTGACAGGCGGGTTCAAAAAGCGTGAGCAAGCGGTTGAAGCCCTAACAAGTGGCGCTGCCGATATGGTGGGTTTGGGACGTGCTATGGCGCTTAATCCCCGACTTGCGGATACCTGGTTAAGCGAGGAAGGGGGCGATCCTGAATTCCCGAAATTCGAATCTGCACCTCCGGGCGGAATAACGGCTTGGTACACCATGCGACTAACCGCTTTGGGTGAGGATCGGGAGAATGTGTTTGAACTGGGCCTTCCATCTGCCATTCGAGAATATGAGGAACGTGATGCGCAACGTTGCATCAAATGGCAAAAGAAATTTTCTCATTTTTTTTAA
- a CDS encoding 4-oxalocrotonate tautomerase family protein: MPYVNIKITDENVTKEQKLKLIQGATQLLVDVLGKNPATTVVVIDEVNTDNWGIGGECVTELRKPK, encoded by the coding sequence ATGCCCTACGTTAATATTAAGATTACAGATGAAAATGTGACAAAAGAACAGAAACTTAAATTGATCCAGGGTGCGACTCAGCTTTTGGTGGATGTTCTGGGCAAAAATCCTGCCACCACGGTTGTTGTCATTGATGAAGTTAATACGGACAACTGGGGTATCGGCGGCGAGTGTGTCACAGAACTCAGGAAACCGAAATAA
- a CDS encoding YbfB/YjiJ family MFS transporter: MTHWAIDHYHITRRGNRRQQTFFSDEDYQSYIDLMKENRPQKAKETTIILYRIPRTCPQTLPGHGALITGGFLALVIAMGVGRFAYTPLLPAMQNQFGFSDEIAGSIASVNYLGYLLGALLCFKNMKADTKLWGFRICLVSSVITTAWMGFVSQAVPWTILRLVSGMASAGIFIIGSSIVMGQLPQSKNQLGILIYSGVGAGIALSGVVSPVLIQSFNVQVTWVGLALICLPLSLFCWFVMIPPGSEPKVDLNSKGTIKFKYPQLLPWLMAAYFCEGFGYIISGTFIVSFLQGQSGFFSSGPVAWTMVGLAASVSIPIFHQLSKRLHLVHLLIIAHFMQGLGILLPVLSSHWLCVILGAILFGGTFMGITALTLSIGKTLKPGQSQKVIGMLTAIYGVGQILGPLVSGILSENTGNFVSALAMSALVVILGGSILIAGILKQTMTKIQGDRDALR; this comes from the coding sequence GTGACGCATTGGGCGATTGATCATTACCATATTACACGGAGGGGTAACCGCAGGCAGCAGACATTTTTTTCAGATGAAGATTATCAATCCTATATTGATCTGATGAAAGAAAACCGGCCCCAAAAAGCCAAGGAAACAACAATAATTTTATATCGTATCCCCAGAACTTGTCCCCAGACTTTGCCCGGTCATGGCGCCTTGATAACAGGCGGATTTTTGGCGCTGGTGATTGCCATGGGGGTGGGGCGGTTTGCCTATACGCCGTTATTACCGGCCATGCAGAACCAGTTTGGCTTCAGTGATGAAATCGCGGGATCAATTGCTTCCGTCAATTATCTGGGATATCTTTTGGGTGCGCTGTTATGCTTTAAAAATATGAAGGCTGATACAAAACTGTGGGGATTCCGCATCTGCCTTGTATCAAGCGTTATTACGACGGCATGGATGGGGTTTGTCTCACAAGCCGTCCCATGGACGATTCTAAGGTTGGTCAGTGGTATGGCAAGTGCCGGCATATTCATTATCGGCTCCTCAATCGTTATGGGGCAGCTTCCTCAATCGAAAAATCAACTCGGCATTTTAATTTACAGCGGTGTGGGTGCCGGTATCGCACTGAGCGGGGTGGTTTCTCCGGTGCTGATCCAATCTTTTAATGTCCAGGTCACCTGGGTGGGACTGGCTTTGATTTGCCTTCCCCTGTCCCTGTTCTGCTGGTTTGTGATGATCCCCCCAGGCTCGGAACCAAAGGTGGATTTAAATTCAAAAGGGACAATTAAGTTTAAATACCCGCAACTGCTTCCATGGCTTATGGCCGCCTATTTTTGTGAAGGGTTCGGCTATATTATCAGTGGGACATTCATCGTGTCCTTTCTCCAGGGCCAGTCCGGATTCTTTTCATCCGGGCCGGTGGCCTGGACCATGGTCGGCCTGGCCGCCTCTGTCTCCATCCCGATATTTCACCAATTATCAAAACGCCTGCATTTGGTTCATTTATTGATTATCGCCCATTTCATGCAGGGCCTGGGGATTTTACTTCCTGTTTTATCTTCCCATTGGCTGTGTGTGATTTTAGGCGCGATCTTGTTTGGGGGAACATTCATGGGAATCACCGCCCTGACCCTTTCCATCGGCAAAACACTTAAGCCGGGCCAAAGCCAGAAGGTGATCGGCATGTTGACGGCCATTTACGGTGTCGGTCAGATTCTCGGACCTTTGGTGTCAGGAATTTTATCGGAAAATACGGGGAATTTTGTATCGGCCCTGGCCATGTCCGCCCTGGTTGTGATTTTAGGCGGATCTATTTTGATAGCAGGTATTTTAAAACAAACAATGACTAAAATCCAAGGAGATCGTGATGCCCTACGTTAA
- a CDS encoding CBS domain-containing protein, giving the protein MKEILIKTVMIPLPDYMTIKETDTVYDVFQILEKNKPDGRHAHRDVIVVDDNGNFKGNVTMIDIFRTLEPNYKKLFQNYEGKTLTKDYVINAMRDFNLWIEPIKNICERGARIKVSEIMHVPSKGEYLQEDDSLEKALHEYVMGAHQPLIVKNGDTVTGVLRFGDLFEVIREQMLACPLPE; this is encoded by the coding sequence ATGAAAGAAATTCTAATAAAAACGGTTATGATCCCCTTGCCCGACTATATGACCATCAAGGAAACGGATACCGTTTATGATGTATTCCAGATTCTGGAAAAAAACAAACCAGATGGCCGCCACGCCCACAGGGATGTTATTGTCGTTGACGACAATGGTAATTTCAAGGGAAACGTTACCATGATTGATATTTTCAGAACGCTTGAGCCCAACTATAAAAAACTATTCCAAAACTATGAAGGCAAAACACTGACCAAGGATTATGTGATTAATGCTATGCGGGATTTTAACCTTTGGATAGAGCCTATTAAGAATATTTGCGAGCGCGGCGCCAGAATCAAGGTTTCCGAAATCATGCACGTACCTAGCAAGGGTGAATACCTCCAGGAGGACGATTCCCTGGAAAAAGCGCTGCATGAATATGTTATGGGCGCCCACCAGCCTTTGATCGTAAAAAACGGCGACACGGTCACTGGTGTTCTTAGATTCGGTGATTTGTTTGAGGTGATCAGAGAGCAGATGCTGGCCTGCCCGCTTCCCGAATGA
- a CDS encoding sodium ion-translocating decarboxylase subunit beta, with translation MSALYSLFQTTGLFYVTPGIVVMWIIGLTLIYLAISKSYEPLLLLPIGFGIILVNLPLAGLMTPHEGLLWKFYEYGIHWEIIPPVIFLGLGALTDFGPLIANPRLIFLGAGAQAGVYITFFAAQAFGFDLKEAATIGIIGGADGPTTIFLASKLAPSLLGVCAVAAYSYMALVPIIQPPVMKLLTTADERRIRMAKDRKVGTLEKMLFPIVSTFVIILLVPASAPLIAMFMLGNLFRESGVVRRLHDAAQNELMNIVTIFLGVPVGATMNAEIFLRPQVIFVFCLGLFAFVISTMTGVLLAKLMNLFFKNKINPLLGAAGVSAVPMAARVVHKVGMEADKKNYLLMYAMGPNVAGVIGTVIAAGIFLTLLGE, from the coding sequence ATGAGTGCTTTGTATTCTTTATTCCAGACCACGGGTCTGTTTTATGTTACCCCGGGTATTGTTGTCATGTGGATCATCGGGCTGACCCTGATTTACCTTGCCATTTCAAAATCCTATGAACCCCTTTTGCTGTTGCCCATAGGGTTTGGAATCATCCTTGTGAACCTGCCCCTGGCAGGGCTTATGACCCCCCATGAAGGGTTGCTTTGGAAATTTTACGAGTATGGTATCCACTGGGAGATCATTCCGCCGGTGATATTCCTGGGCCTTGGGGCGCTTACGGATTTTGGGCCGCTCATTGCCAATCCCAGGCTCATTTTTCTTGGTGCCGGGGCCCAGGCAGGCGTGTATATCACCTTTTTTGCGGCCCAGGCCTTTGGGTTTGACCTGAAAGAGGCGGCAACCATCGGTATCATCGGCGGCGCAGACGGACCTACCACCATATTTCTGGCATCCAAGCTGGCTCCTTCCCTTTTAGGGGTGTGCGCCGTGGCAGCCTATTCCTACATGGCCCTTGTGCCCATTATCCAGCCCCCGGTGATGAAACTGTTGACCACTGCGGACGAAAGACGAATCCGCATGGCCAAGGACAGAAAGGTGGGAACACTTGAGAAAATGCTTTTCCCCATTGTCTCCACCTTTGTGATTATTTTGCTGGTTCCGGCATCAGCGCCGTTGATCGCCATGTTTATGCTGGGCAACCTGTTCAGGGAGTCCGGCGTGGTGAGGCGTCTGCACGATGCCGCCCAGAACGAACTGATGAATATTGTCACCATCTTTCTTGGGGTGCCTGTGGGCGCCACCATGAATGCGGAGATTTTTTTAAGGCCCCAGGTGATATTTGTCTTTTGCCTGGGGCTTTTTGCCTTTGTTATTTCCACCATGACAGGCGTGCTTCTGGCCAAACTCATGAATCTTTTTTTCAAAAATAAAATCAATCCGCTGCTGGGAGCAGCCGGTGTCTCGGCCGTACCCATGGCTGCCAGGGTGGTCCATAAGGTGGGCATGGAAGCGGATAAGAAAAATTATCTGCTCATGTATGCCATGGGGCCGAATGTGGCAGGTGTTATCGGCACCGTGATTGCTGCCGGTATTTTTTTAACCCTTTTAGGGGAGTGA
- a CDS encoding PAS domain S-box protein, which translates to MPVAKKPSYDELEQRVQELERKKEMLEANLNRYELAINASEEGIWDFDPRTSDAHVSSRWLNMLGYEEGELQASYDTWLELLHPDDRPGAENAIKDFLEHPTNLLSIEFRMRTKKGDWRWVHSKGKVYEKDARGNVSRIVGTHVDITERHRLEIDLRTTRFCFEKASIGIYRIAPNGNILDVNRQAALNLGYTVEEMRGMTLFDIDPNVSEREYVEIWKILREKGMNHFERVHRRKDGTETAVEITTNLLEYDGQQFSIAFVVDINNRKKVVEEKEKLQRQLLQAQKMEAVGLLASGIAHDFNNMLSVVLGNAELATLDLETGQNIRHHLERIQNTALRSSGLVRQLLAFARKQTIQPIVLDINYTIANMLNVLRRLIGENIDLKWLPGHEPGKVMLDPSQVDQILANLMVNAKDAINGAGNVTIETSRVEIDTAYCETHYWFKPGSYVMLSVSDSGHGMDKDTQNKIFEPFFTTKEIGRGTGLGLATVYGIVKQNKGFIHVYSEIGQGTIFKIYFPITDVASKKIKSEILTEAPLKGCETVLIVEDDEGILELSETILGRLGYTVITAKTPDQAIKEAQAYTKKIDLLLSDVVMPSMNGRELAQRLEEIIPGIKCLYMSGYTANVIAHHGVLDQGINFLPKPFTAKDLARKVRDALGD; encoded by the coding sequence ATGCCTGTGGCTAAAAAACCAAGCTATGATGAGTTGGAACAAAGAGTTCAGGAGTTAGAACGAAAAAAAGAAATGCTGGAGGCCAATCTGAATCGTTATGAACTTGCCATTAATGCCTCAGAAGAAGGTATATGGGATTTCGATCCAAGAACCAGTGACGCCCATGTTAGTTCACGATGGCTCAACATGCTGGGGTATGAAGAAGGTGAACTGCAAGCCTCTTATGATACATGGTTGGAATTATTGCACCCGGATGACAGGCCGGGTGCTGAAAATGCTATAAAAGATTTTTTGGAACACCCCACAAATTTATTGTCCATTGAATTTCGAATGCGCACAAAAAAAGGAGACTGGCGATGGGTACATTCGAAAGGAAAAGTTTACGAAAAAGACGCCAGGGGCAACGTATCCCGTATAGTTGGAACACATGTAGATATAACTGAACGGCACAGACTGGAAATTGATCTGCGTACAACCCGTTTTTGTTTTGAGAAGGCCTCTATCGGCATTTATCGAATCGCACCGAACGGCAATATTCTTGATGTCAACAGACAGGCTGCCTTAAATCTCGGCTACACCGTAGAAGAAATGAGAGGTATGACTCTCTTCGATATTGACCCTAATGTTAGCGAAAGGGAATATGTTGAGATATGGAAGATCCTGCGTGAAAAAGGAATGAATCATTTTGAAAGGGTCCACCGTCGCAAAGACGGCACTGAGACAGCGGTAGAAATTACAACCAATTTGCTTGAATATGATGGCCAACAATTTTCTATTGCTTTTGTTGTAGACATCAATAACCGAAAAAAGGTTGTGGAAGAAAAAGAAAAACTTCAGAGGCAACTGCTTCAAGCTCAAAAGATGGAGGCCGTTGGCCTTCTTGCCAGCGGCATCGCACATGATTTCAACAATATGCTGTCAGTTGTACTCGGCAATGCTGAATTGGCCACGCTGGATCTGGAAACCGGCCAAAACATTCGTCATCATCTTGAACGGATTCAGAACACTGCTCTCCGATCGTCCGGTTTAGTACGACAATTGCTTGCATTTGCAAGAAAACAGACGATTCAACCGATTGTTCTCGACATCAATTATACAATCGCCAACATGCTAAATGTGTTGCGCAGGCTCATTGGAGAAAATATTGATCTGAAATGGCTGCCTGGGCATGAGCCGGGTAAAGTGATGCTGGACCCTTCCCAAGTTGATCAAATACTGGCCAACTTAATGGTAAACGCAAAGGATGCCATCAATGGTGCCGGGAACGTTACCATAGAGACGAGTCGGGTAGAAATAGACACAGCGTATTGTGAGACACACTACTGGTTTAAACCTGGTTCCTATGTCATGCTGTCAGTCAGCGATAGCGGTCATGGCATGGATAAAGATACTCAAAATAAAATTTTTGAACCATTTTTTACAACTAAGGAAATCGGCAGAGGCACCGGATTGGGTTTGGCGACAGTTTATGGAATTGTTAAACAAAACAAGGGTTTTATTCATGTATACAGCGAAATAGGCCAAGGGACTATTTTTAAAATTTATTTCCCCATAACCGATGTGGCTTCAAAAAAAATTAAATCCGAAATTTTAACTGAGGCACCGCTTAAAGGTTGTGAAACGGTGCTGATTGTAGAAGATGATGAGGGTATTTTGGAGTTGTCGGAAACAATTTTAGGCCGTTTAGGCTACACGGTTATCACTGCCAAAACACCCGACCAGGCGATTAAAGAAGCTCAGGCATATACAAAAAAAATCGACCTATTGCTTAGCGATGTTGTGATGCCTTCAATGAATGGCCGTGAATTGGCACAGCGACTCGAAGAAATCATACCCGGTATCAAATGTCTTTATATGTCAGGTTACACCGCAAACGTAATTGCCCACCACGGCGTGTTGGACCAAGGGATAAATTTTCTTCCAAAGCCTTTTACTGCCAAGGATTTGGCTAGAAAGGTGCGTGACGCATTGGGCGATTGA